Proteins from one Carassius auratus strain Wakin linkage group LG28B, ASM336829v1, whole genome shotgun sequence genomic window:
- the pam16 gene encoding mitochondrial import inner membrane translocase subunit tim16, producing the protein MAKYLAQIIVMGAQVVGRAFARALRQEFAASQAAAEARGGAGRQSAAASSFTGMTLQEAQQILNISTLTPEEIQKNYEHLFKVNDKAVGGSFYLQSKVVRAKERLDEELSIQQQHQTKPPEQQQQT; encoded by the exons ATG GCCAAGTACCTGGCTCAGATCATTGTGATGGGGGCTCAGGTGGTCGGACGAGCTTTTGCAAGAGCTTTACGTCAAGAATTTGCAG CCAGTCAAGCGGCTGCTGAGGCTCGGGGGGGAGCGGGAAGACAGTCCGCCGCTGCGTCTAGTTTCACAGGAATGACTTTACAAGAAGCCCAACAGATCCTGAACATCTCCACATTAACACCAGAGGAGATCCAGAAG AATTATGAGCATTTGTTTAAAGTCAATGACAAAGCGGTCGGCGGTTCATTCTATCTTCAATCAAAG GTGGTCCGGGCTAAAGAGCGTCTGGATGAAGAACTGTCCATTCAACAGCAGCACCAAACCAAACCaccagagcagcagcagcagacatGA